The Thermasporomyces composti region GGGCGTCCCCACCAGGTCTTGCCGTTGACCGGGGTCACGCACATGACGCCTCAGGAGGTGGTCGCCGAGAACCTGCTCCTGTTGGAGCTGGACTTCCTGCGCTCGGCCCTGGCCCATCCCGAGCCGCTGTCGTAGCGGTAGCGCTCGAAGCGCCGGGCACGGCGTGGGTGCGGGTTCGGCTCGCACGGAGTGCCCGCACCCACGCCGTCCGTCGCGGTTGTCTACGCCGAGATGCCGTGGGCCTCCCGCACCGGGGCGAAGTACTGGTCGCCGCGAACCGCGACGAATTCCTCACCGAGCTGCTCCATGATCCAGACCACGTCGGTCGGCCCGAGGTTCCACGAAGGGACGCCGACCGCGATGAAGACAGGCGCGGTCCCGTCGAAGCTCTCCTCGGCGTTCGCCCGGATCCGAGCGAGGATCTCGGTGCGGTCGGTGTGCGCGATCTGGGTCGAGACAGGCAGCGTGCCGGCCAGGATGGTGGTCTGGCTGCGCTGGGCCCACATGTTGTAGACGATGCCGTCGATCTTGAGCTGCTCGACGTAGGCCCTCGCCGACGCCTCCTCGAGAGCGGGGATGTCGTCGAGGGCGTAGACGACGCGGATCCCGAGCTTGTCGAGGTACGGCTTGTTCTGTGCCAGGAACGTCGGCAGGTGGTCCTGGGGCCAGGAGGACGGATAGAAGTAGCCCGCGCCCGACGGCCCCGCGACGAGCAGGTCGTTCGGCGTGGCGGTGCGCAGGTAGTGGCCGATGATGAGCGGCGCGAGGTCGACGAGCAGCGGACTCACCGACCAGTTGAGCGGCACCACACCACGGTTGGGGTCGTCCCAGATCTGTCGGAGGCGATGCTGGTCGTACTGGACGTTGTCGCCTTCGGCGAACGTGAAGGTGAGGTAGATCTTGTTCGCCAACGGCGGCGGGCTCGCCGGCCGCTGAGGCTCGATCCGCGCCCGTAGGCCGCCGTGGACGGTCGCGTTCTCGAGGAAGTCCGCCGCCAGCACGTACACGCCCTCACTGGAGGCGAGTCGCACCCCCGCGAACTCGTCCGGGAACCAGCCGAGGTACGGCGTCCCTCTCTCGTGCGCGGCGAAGATCTGCCGCATGAGGTCCGCCTCCTCGGGACTTTCGGTGGACTGCATCCAGAACGGCATCGCCTTGAGCGCGACGGCGTAGTCGCGCAACGGCAGTGACGCCGGAACACGGTCGTCGGACGACACGGCAGGCGGGGTTTGCGACGCGGACACCAGGAACTGGTTGAACATGTCGATCGACGCGACGATCTCGCGCGCGCTGGTGGGGACGTCGAACTCGTAGATGAAGTAGGAGCTGCCGTCGGCGAAGCGATGGGAGTCCTCATTCGGACGCTGGGGTTTGAAGCCCGCCCCGCCGTGATCGAAGAGAGCCTTCCGCTCGGCCTCCTCGCCGGCTCGGAAGTCGGCGACCGTCTCCCCGTCGACGGTGAGGACGACGTGGTGCACGGCACCACCCCAGCCGTCCGACGGTTGGGAGTCCTGCATCCGCAAGAACAGCTTGCCGCTGCCCGCGAACGCGGACAAGTCCAGTTCGTAGATCTGTCGGTTCGACGCGTCGCGGATCGGGCGCTCCTCGCGCACGATCTCCACGAAGCTCTTCCAGTTGTCCGGCGGCAGCGGCGGGGCGTCCCGGGGTTGACCCCAAGGACGACGCGGTGGTTGGTCATGGGGAACAGGTGGGTGAGCTGCCACCGGGTCGCCTCGAGGTTGCTGGAGAACCTTCCGCGGAAGTCCTCGAGGACACGCATGCGGTAGGGCGGCTTGGCGAGCGTCGTCGCGAGCTCCGGACTGGCTACGACGCCATCGCGCAGACCAGCGAGCGTGGTGGCGACATTGATGGTCTCGACCACCTGTGGGTCGTAGACGACGACGCCCGAGGCGCGGCCCGCGAACACGCGCAGGAGCTTCCACGGATCGGTGTACTCCTTGTACGGCACGGTCGAGTCGCGGAGCCAGGTCCGTGCGCCCTCGCTTGGCTCGCCACGAACGACGTAGATCTGCGGCCGCGTTCGGTTGACCAAGCCCTGCAACGTAGTGATCAGGATCTGGAGGTCAGCCGGAGTGTCGCTGGCCATGAACAGCGCGTGAAGCCGCCGCGGGCGGGCGAACGTCGGAAGCTCCTGGCCTGCCGGCCACCGGATGCCGTCACGGCTCGATGCGTGGGCGACCGGGGCGACGACACCCGACACGGCACCGAGACCTTGGACGAGCGCGCCGGCGAGGACGGCTCGGCGGGGCATGCGAGGACCGGCCATCGTCCACCTCTCTCACAGATGGGGAGCAACCGAACGACGCGCCAGAGCCCTTCTCGCGGCGGCGACGCGGACTGGCGAGCCTTCGGACCGAAGGCTTGTCAGCCGGCATGCCCCCAGAACCGAGGGTCAGCCGGGTGACCTGAGCCTGTTGATCGTGAGGATGCGCGAGGTGGCACGACGGCAGAAGCCGCCGATCCCATGCTCGCCGTCCACTTTAGGTCACGGCCCAATAACGACCTCATAACGATGGTCGATCAATCGGGTGCCGATCACTCGGCCCCGAGGACTCGATCGCCCCACGCGAGCGGCGATGTGTCTGATACCACAGTGTGACGCCCGCTGCACAGTCCCCATTTCATCCCCTTAAGGGGGCACCATGCCGGACGGAGGTCACCAAGCGAGTACGGTGTGCAGGCCTAGAGGGAGCGCCCCGACCGACCGCAGGGGCCGACCCCGCCCCGGTGGCCGCGTTCGACCCATCGGACAGATGGCCCACCGACCACGTGGGGCCGACCCAGGCCCACCTTCGATGGGGGTCAACCCTGCTGGACGGATGGGGATGACTCTGGCACACACCGGCCGGGTCGCCCGGTGATCGCGCTGATCGCGCCACCACATCCGGGCGGTGCCGGACCCACACGTCGGGCCCAGCGGACCGAGGAGCACACTCGGGAGCGGGCCGTCACTTGCACCACGCAGGTGCGGGAGAGGATTGGCTTGACATGGCAACGGGAGTGCTGAGTCCCGGGCGCGCGCGGATCGAGAAGAAGACCCTGCGCCGAGACCGGTGGTGGCTGCCACCTCTGAACATGGCGGTAGTGCTGGCCTTCTTCGTCGTCTACGCGACGGTCCGGATCTTCATGAACAAGTACTACTGGGCCCCTGACGAGCACTACCTCACACCGGTGTACTCGCCCTGCATCAGCGCCGCCTGTGTGCCGGGCTCCAGCCACTTCGGTCAGCCCTTGCCGGCGCCGCCGCCGTTCGTTCCCATCGCGTTCATCACGTTCGTGATCCTCGCCGGGTTCCGGGCGACGTGCTACTACTACCGGAAGGCCTACTACCGGTCCTTCTTCCTGTCGCCGGCGGCCTGCGCCGTTCCGGAGCCGCACAAGAAGTACTCGGGCGAGACGCGGTTCCCCCTCATCCTGCAGAACTACCACCGCTACTTCTTCTACGGCGCGGTGGTCTTCGCGCTCATCAACCTCTACGACGCGATCCTGGCGCTGCACGGCAAGAACGGCGGTGTCGGAGTTGGCCTCGGCACGATCATCATCTGGATCAACGTGCTGATGCTGTGGGGCTACACCTTCTCGTGCCACGCGTGCCGTCACGTGTTCGGCGGCCGCCTGCGCAACTTCTCCAAGCACCCCGTGCGGTACCGCCTGTGGACGCTGATCTCGAAGCTCAACGTCCGCCACGGCCAGTTCGCGATGATCTCGCTCTTCACGGTCATCTTCACAGACGCCTACATCATGGCGGTCTCTGCGGGCTGGATCTCCGACCCGAGGTTGTTCAACTGAGGCTTCGACGACAAGGACGATCATGAGCACAGAGGCTCCCGACATCACCGCCGAACGGCACGTCTACGACGTCGTCGTCGTAGGCGCCGGCGGTGCCGGCCTGCGCGCGGCCATCGCCGCGCACGACGCGGGCGCGCGCACCGCGATCGTCTGCAAATCCCTCCTCGGCAAGGCTCACACGGTCATGGCCGAGGGCGGGATCGCCGCCGCGCTGGGCAACCTCTATCCCGAGGACAACTGGAAGGTCCACTTCCGGGACACCATGCGCGGCGGGAAGATGCTCAACAACTGGCGGATGGCGCAGATCCACGCCCAGGAGGCTCCCGCCCGCGTCCTGGAGCTGGAGGAGTGGGGCGCGCTGTTCGACCGGACCAAGGACGGCCTCATCTCCCAGCGTGACTTCGGCGGCCACCGCTACGCGCGACTCGCCCACGTGGGCGACCGCACCGGGCTCGAGATGATCCGCACCTTGCAGCAGCGAGCGGTCGCTCTCGGGATCGACGTCTTCATGGAATGCACGATCACCGAGATCCTCAAGGACGGCGACCGCGTGGCCGGTGCCTTCGGGTACTGGCGAGAGAGCGGTCGCTTCATCGTCTTCGAGGCTCCAGCGGTGGTCCTCGCCACCGGCGGCATCGGCAAGTCGTTCAAGGTGACCTCGAACTCCTGGGAGTACACCGGCGACGGGCACGCCATGGCGCTGCGCGCCGGGGCGAAGCTCATCAACATGGAGTTCGTGCAGTTCCACCCGACGGGCATGGTGTGGCCCCCGTCGGTGCGCGGCATCCTCGTCACCGAGTCGGTGCGCGGTGACGGCGGTGTCCTCAGGAACTCCGAGGGACGTCGGTTCATGTTCGACTACATCCCGGAGTTCTTCAAGGCCGAGACCGCCGACACCGAGGAGGAAGCCGACCGCTGGTACACCGACAAGAAGAACAACCGTCGACCGCCGGAGCTGCTGCCCCGGGACGAGGTCGCGCGGGCGATCAACGCCGAGATCAAGGCCGGTCGTGGTTCCCCGCACGGGGGCGTCTACCTCGACATCGCCTCCCGACGGGATCCGGAGTTCATCAAGCGGCGGCTGCCGTCGATGTACCACCAGTTCAAGGAGCTGGCTGACGTCGACATCACCAAGGAGCCGATGGAGATCGGCCCGACGTGCCACTACGTCATGGGTGGTGTCGAAGTGGACGCCGACACCGGAGCGGCCGCGGTGCCTGGTCTGTTCGCCGCTGGCGAGGTGGCGGGCGGTATGCACGGCTCCAACCGCCTCGGCGGGAACTCGCTCTCTGACCTGCTCGTCTTCGGGCGCCGGGCCGGTCTCAACGCCGCCTACCACGCGATCCGGACCAAGAACAACCGACCGCGGGTCCGCGACGACCAGGTGCGCGCCGCCGGCGAGACGGTCCTCGCCCCCTTCACCAGCAAGGGTGGCGAGAACCCCTACGACGTCCAGAAGGACCTGCAGGAGGTCATGCACAACCTCGTCGGCATCATCCGCAAGGCCGACGAGCTGGAGCAGGCCCTGGAGGACATCGCGAAGCTCCGCGAGCGCGCCGCGAAGGTCTCCGTGCACGGTGGCCGGCAGTACAACCCGGGCTGGCACCTGGCCATCGACCTGCGCAACATGCTCACGGTTTCGGAGTGCATCGCTCGCGCGGCGTTGACCAGGACGGAGAGCCGCGGCGGGCACACCCGGGACGACTACCCCATGGCGGACCCGGAGTGGGGCACCAAGAACATCGTGCTGAGCCAGGTGGACGGGCGGATCGACCTGGCCATCCAGCCGCTGCCGGAGATGCCTGACGAGCTCAAGGCACTGTTCGAGTAACAGGGGCGACCCAGCCCTGGGAGAAGGACTTCACATGGGATACGACCTCTCGATGAGGGTGTGGCGGGGCGACGTCAACGGCGGCTCGCTGGTGGACTACACCGTTCCAGTCGAGGAAGGCGAGGTCGTCCTCGACGCGCTGCACCGACTGCAGGCCACGCAAGCCAATGACCTGGCGATCCGCTGGAACTGCAAGGCGGGTAAGTGCGGGTCGTGCAGTGCCGAGATCAACGGACGTCCGCGGCTGATGTGCATGACGCGGTTGTCGACGTTCGACCGGAACGAGACCATCACCGTCACGCCGCTGCGGACCTTCCCGGTGATCAAGGACCTCGTCACCGACGTCTCGTACAACTACGAGAAGGCGAAGGAGGTCCCGGCCTTCGCGCCCGCGCCGCCTGACCCAGACGGCAAGCGCCGGATGATGCAGGAGGACGTCGAGCGCGGCCAGGAGTTCCGCAAGTGCATCGAGTGCTTCCTGTGCCAGAACGTCTGCCACGTCATCCGTGACCACGAGGAGAACAAGCGGGCGTTCGCGGGACCGCGTTTCTTCCTCCGCTACGCCGAGCTCGACATGCACCCGCTCGACACCCACGACCGGCGGGAGCTCGCGCAGTCCATGGCGGGCATCGGCATGTGCAACATCACCAAGTGCTGCACCGAGGTCTGCCCGGAGAACATCAAGATCACCGACAACGCGATCATCCCGATGAAGGAGCGCGTCGTCGACCGCAAGTACGACCCGCTGGTGTGGCTGGGTTCGAAGATCTTCCGTCGCGACCAGCGCGAGAAGCTCACCCCGGAGCAGGTGCGGGCGCCGCGCAAGCAGACTACGGCGGGAGCTCAGTCGCCTGAGCCTGCCCAATGACTGGGCCTGCCCAACGACTGGGCCTGCCCAATGACTGGGGCTGCCCGATTCACTGGGGCTGCCCGATGGCTGAGGCTGCTCAGTGACTGAGCCTGGCCGGTGACCGAGCCTGCGCGATGCTTGAGCCGGCGTCAGATTGGCCTGCGCGCACACCGGCGCGCAGGCCAATGCCGTCTCTCGGGAGAAGCCAAGGCCAGGACCTCAGCTCTCCACGTACCGGCTCAGGGCCGAATGCCGGTGCGGAGGTCCCGAAGCTCGTCAGCTCGTCCGTCGCCGGGCCGCTGCGGCGGAAGCCGCAGCTTCGACAACCGGCTCAGGTGAGAGCTGTAGGAGGCGACAAAGCGGCGTCCGCTCTGCCGGTTCCGTGGATAGTCACGTTCCGCGTGGCCCAGATAGGCAACCGCCACCGGTTGGTCCTCACGCTCCTGGAGGGCGCCGCGGAAGACTTGCACCCGCACCGAAGGAGTGATGCGGTCGGAGAGCTGGTGGGATCCGCGGTAAATGAACACCCGACCGCCGGGAAGCTTGCCTTGGTGGTCGATGATCCACTGCTCGAGCAGGCTCCGTGCGATCGACGCCGGGTCACGACTGAAGGTGTCATCGCGACGTAGGGCGGTGCGCCACTGGCCGTCCTGGGAACGAGTCGCGATTTCGTACGTGTATCGCTCCCTCATCGTGATCACCTCGCGGGGTCGCGTATCGGCCGCGGCCCGCGCCATCGGGAGCCGGTACCGTCCCGTCCGCCATCGATTTCCAGGATGCCCAACAATCCGGCAGCCAGTCAACGATCTTGCGAGAGGTATCGCGGACAACGAAGCGATCTACTCAAAAATTTTCGGTGATCGACTAGGCAAGCCGAAAAATCGCAGAATCATCCCTTGGGCACGACCGCCTGAGCAGACAGAAAGCGTCACTGGCGGATCGAGCCCTTCACGAGGACATCGCCCCGGCACGGCCACGCCGCCGCCCGGCGAGCACGCGTCGTCGAAACATCGACGTTACATGGATCTTACCCGGCCGGTGATCACAGGCGGGCCGTTCAGCGCTCACCCGACGACCTGCGCCACGACGAGGTTGATCTGCCTCGCGAGTTCGAGGTCGTTGTTGGTGACACCGCCCTGGGAATGGGTCGTCGACGAGAACGACACCGTCGTCCAGCGGATGTCGATATCGGGGTGGTGATGGAGCTGCTCGGCTACCTCGGCCACCTCATCGACCAGTCGGATGGCCGTCCGAAAGTCCGGGGCCCGCACCGAGCGCACGATCGCCCCCGGCCTGGCCTCCCAGCCGGGCAGCGTGCGCAGCGCTTCGGTGATCTGGTCATCGGTGAGGAGTTCGCTCATCGTCCCGGCTTCCGGTGGCCGATAGTCCCTCTCGTCGCCCAGAGTGCCACCTTCTGCGCCGCCTCGTCGAGGGTCGTCTGCCGTGGGGATCGACGACACCCGCGGCCTCCCGGCCGTGTACCGCTGTCTGCGAACTCGCTCGCGGCCCAGTGGCCTCGCCGTCTCGCGGCTCGCCGACGCTACGCGCCCGCCGCGATCCGCCCGAGCGGGTCGCTCGGGTCGGAGGCCTCGACGATCCCCATCACGCCGCCACCCGCAGGTCCTCCTCGTCGGCCAGGTTCCCCGAGCCGAGCTCAGCGCCGGCCAAGGCGTCAGAGGCATCACCGTCCGGCTCGGTGATACGGCATCGACCTGGGCCATCGGTTCCCTCCTTCAGCATGGGTCACAGCGGATCGCAGGAGCGGCCGCGACGTGTGCCCTCGTGGGTTCGTCGACCGTGCTGACACACCGGCGAGCCGGCGGTGAGGACACCCACGTTCGGGGTAGGAGCTGCGGGAGGCCGTCGCAGCGAGCGAGGTAGCCATGCGCAGCGAAACCGATGTCACCGCGGACCTGCGCCGGGTTCGTGCCCGCCGGTTGGCCCTGTTCTCCACACAGGCCGAGCCACTCAGTGAGAAATCAGCGCAACCGGCTGACTACTGGCACAACACACCTGGAGGCGAGATCACCGAGCTCCTCGAGCGGGAAGCCGAGCTGGTGATCGAACGTGCGGAGATCCGTCGCGCGAAGGGCATCCCCATCACCAGCGCCGACCAGGCCGAGGAGGCCACCGCCCGGCGGATCCTCGCCCGCGTCCGGGAAAAGCGCAGGACCTGACGGTTGGCCCACCGCCAGGGATCGCCCTCGACGTTTGCCTTCGCCGGCCCCCTCAGCGGCGGGTCGCCTGCTCCAGGCGCCGTCGCGCCGAGGCCAGCGTGCCCACCGCGCGGTCGTGCCGCCTGGACTCCGCGCGCACGCCACGATCCAGGGCTGCGAGACGTTTCTCGAGGTCGCGAACTCGGGCTCGAGCCGCGACGAGTTCGCGTTGCGCCTCGTCGCGGCGACGAGTCGCCTCCTCGAGCGCGGCCCGTCGCTCGGCGAGCTCCCGCTCGGCTTCCTCGAGCGCGGCCCGCGCGGCCTGGGCGCGCTCGTCCCGTCGTTCGGCGGGTCGCGGAGGCCGCTCCCCGCCTTCGGGCTCTCGCTCCGCGTGCCGCCGCGCGGATCGTCGACGGCGAGCGGGCTGCGGAGCGCCCGGAGCCTCCTCTGCCGGCCCACCGCGCCGGCCAGGGGCGGGAGGAGCCGACCACGCGGGACCGAAGCCGACGTACTCAGCCGGCGCGGCCAGGCGGCCGCCTCGCACCCGTCTCGCGACGTCGGGATCGACGAGGGCGGCACCGAGTGTGCGCTCGATCTCCCGCACGGTCTCGGCGGTGACCCGGACACCCCGGTTCGCCCCGATCCGTCGGGCCGCCCGCACCAGTTCCGTCGTCAGCCGCTCCCGACGAGCGGAGAGCTCACGGAGCAGGCCCCCGTCGCCGGATTCGTACGCCTCCTGGAACCGCTCCCGGCAGGCGAGCAGCTCCTCCACCGCGTCCGCGCGCTCCCGCACCAGCAGGTTGAGGAGCCACGCGGCATGCGTCGGCCGACGGAGGCGGCTCAGCGCGTGGGCGAGCTCACGCCGGCCCTGGTCGCGGGCACGTCGGACCTGCTCGTCACGCGCCGCGACGAACTGGTCCGGCGGCACCACGTACAGGCGCGCCGCCACCTCCTCGACATCGGCGTCCACCCAGCCATCGTGCCGCAATCACCGGCGGCCCGCAGGAGGCCTTGGCGATCGTGGTCAGCAGCCGTTCTCGCTCTTGACGATCGGCTCGTCGCCTGGACTGAGGCTGTACTTCACGCCCTGGATGACCGGATAGGTGATCTCCGCGGGGCTGCTTCCGTACCCGTCGTTGTTCTGGTCGTAGATCTGCTCGTAGTGCAGGTGCGCCACACCGGTGTTGACCGAGCCGACCTCGCCGATCTTCTGGCCCGCCTCGACGCGTTGACCGTCGTGGACGACGATCCTTCCCATGTGGATGTACATGGTGTACCAGCGGCCGCCGTGGTGGATCTTGACCTGACCGTTCGAGGGCTTCACCCGGTCAACCACCCCCGCGGCCGACGCCACGACGTCAGTGCCGCGGGACTCCCCGTCGGCGTTGAAGATGTCCAGCTTCATGTCGTCCGGGGCGTGACCGGCGTAGGTGGTCAGCCGGCCCCTCACCCCGCAGGCGAACGGGAGCGCGAACGCCGGACGACCGTCGCTGCTGGTCGGCTTGGGCGAGGGCTTCGGCTCGGGCTTCGTCGTCGTGGCCGCCACGGGCCGGGGGGTCCGCGTCGCCGAGCGACTCACCCGGGGAGTGCGCGTGGCGCTCGGCGTGGCGGTCCTGGTAGGGGTGGTCGAGGTCCGCGAAGCCGACGGGGTAGCCGCAGTGGCCGACGTGGCGTCCCCCGGTGTGGCGGGCGTCCCCCGTGGTGTGGCGGGGCGTACCCGCGCGGGAGCGTTCAGCATCCTCGCCTGCGTCTCGCCGGCCGGCAGGTCCTTGGCCTCGGACTGGAGCGCGGCGACCACCTCGACCGGCTTCCCATCGGTGATCCAGAAGGTGGCCGTGCCCACAGCGAAAGCGGTCACGCCAGCGATGACGGCGGCTCGCGCCGGCTTCCCGAATCGCTGCCGCGGCGTGCCGCGATGTCGAGGCTGATACGAGCGTCCGAGACTGTCGGGGCTTCCGAGATTGTCGGGGCTTCCGAGATTGTCGGGGTCGGTGGGCACCCTCAACCGATCTCCTTCCGTCAGCTGGCCTGTCGTCTCGCACGGCCTCCGACGAGGGCCCACGCCGGAACCCCCCGATGCAGCGAAGGACGATCACGCTGCGTGGCCGAAGTGAGGCCTCACCCACTCCCGGGTTGCCCGCCGGGAGCCGTGCTTCGGTTGTGCCGGTACGGCCCCCGTGGCCGACTCGCGCGGCATTGTGCCCGACAGGAGGGATTCGAGGCGGGTTGTGTCCACAATGCGGGAAGTTGATCCTGGTGATGGGCGGAACGAGCGCGCCTTGTATCGCAGGGGTGACGACGCGCGCTGATCACGATCCGTGATCGAAAGCGGCCTCCGCACTCGCGCCCTCAGGCCAGGCGATCGCTCAGCGACGCCGCCCAGACGGCATGGCGGGAGATCAGACGTTGAACTTGAACTCCACGACGTCCCCGTCGGCCATCACGTAGTCCTTGCCCTCCAAGCGGACCTTGCCGCGGGCGCGCGCCTCGGCCATGGACCCTGCCTCCACCAGGTCGTCGAAGGAGACGACCTCGGCCTTGATGAAGCCGCGCTGGAAGTCGCTGTGGATGACACCGGCGGCCTCGGGCGCGGTGGCGCCCCGGCGGATGGTCCACGCCCGGGCTTCCTTGGGCCCAGCCGTGAGGAAGGTCTGCAGGCCGAGAGTCTCGAACCCGACCCGGGCCAGCATGGCCAGCCCGGACTCGTCCTGGCCGATGGACTTCAGCAGCTCCAGCGCCTCGTCCGGCGACAGCTCCTGAAGCTCCGCCTCGAGCTTGGCGTCCAAGAAGATCGCCTCGGCGGGTGCCACGAGCTCGGAGAGCTCCGCTCGCAGCCGCTGGTCGGTGAGCGCCTCCTCGTCGCAGTTGAAGACGTAGAGGAACGGCTTTGCGGTGAGGAGGTTGAGCTCCTTGAGCTCCGGCCGGTCCAAGCCGGCGGCGAACACCGTGGTGCCCTTCTCGAGGGCGGACTTGACTTGGCGGACGAGGTCGACCTTCTCGCCCAGGTCCTTCTTGACTCGCGCCTCCTTCTCCAGACGCGGCAACGCCTTCTCGATCGTCTGGAGGTCGGCGAGGATGAGCTCGGTCGTGATCGTGCTGATGTCGTCCGCCGGCGAGACCTTGCCGTCGACGTGCGCGACGTTCGGGTCACTGAACACCCGCGTCACCTGGCAGATCGCCGCCGTCTCCCGGATGTGGGCCAAGAACTGGTTGCCCAGCCCTTCCCCCTCCGAGGCACCCCGGACGAGGCCCGCGATGTCGACGAACTGCACCGTGGCGGGGACGATCTTCGCCGAGTTGAAGAGGCGGGCCAAGACCTCGAGCCGGGGGTCCGGGACTCCGACGACGCCGACGTTCGGTTCCAACGTCGCGAACGGATAGTTGGCCGCGAGCACGTCGTTCGCGGTGAGCGCGTTGAACAGGGTCGACTTCCCGGCGTTGGGAAGACCCACGATCCCGATCGACAAGGCCACGACGAACAAGCCTACGCAGGGTCGCCGGCTCCGGAGCAGGTGGACCGCCTGGCCGCGCGAGCGCGCCGCTTGTCGACGCCCGTCTGCACCACGCGGTCTGCCCGCGCCACACGGACTGCCCACCTCACACGGACTGTCGGTGGCACGCGTCACAGTGATCGCATGAACGCGACGACCTTCCTCACCTTCCTGGTGGGGCTCGTGGTGGGCATGGTCATCGGCGCGCTCCTCATCCGCGTGCGCATCGGCGACGCGCTCGCCCGAGCCACCGCTGAACGGGACGCCGCGGAGAGCCGACTCGCCGAGCTGGCGGCCGACCGGCGTACGCTCGCCGAGCAGGTCAAGGCCGCCTCGGCGGACGCGATGACCCAGTCCAGCCAGCAGCTGCTCACCCTCGCGGACGCGCGGATGCGGGCCGCGGAGAGCGTGGTGGCACCGGTGAAGGAGAGCCTCGACCGGTTCGACGCGCGGCTGCGCGAGCTCGAGCAGTCACGTGTCGCGTTGGAGGCGACCCTGCGCGAGCAGGTCGACGCCGTTCGCCTGACCGGGGAGGCGCTCCGGCGGGAGACCGGTGCCCTCGCCACCGCACTGCGCAAGCCTCAGGTGCGGGGGCGGTGGGGAGAGCTCCACCTGGCCAGGGCCGCTGAGCTGGCCGGCCTCGTCGAGCACTGCGACATCACCTTCCAGCACAGCACCTCCACCGCCGACGGCGTCCACCGTCCCGACGCCGTCGTCCGCCTCGCGGGCGGCAAGCACATCGTGATCGACGCGAAGGTGCCCCTGGAGGCGTTCCTCGAGGCGGCCGAAGCCACCGACGACGAGGCCCGGGAACGTGGACTGGTCGCCCACGCTCGTCAGGTTCGCGCCCACGTCGACGCCCTGGCGAGCAAGGCCTACTGGCGGCGTCTGCCCGCAACGCCGGAGTTCGTCGTCCTCTTCATGCCGGGCGAGGCGTTCCTCTCCCACGCGCTCGAAGCCGACCCCACGCTCTTGGAGTACGCCGCCGAACGTCGCGTGATCCTCGCGACGCCGAGCACGCTCATCGCCCTCCTCCGCACCGTCGCGTACGCCTGGACCGAACAGTCCTTGACCCAGAACGCCCGCGAGGTCTTCGAGCTGGGGCGAGAGCTCT contains the following coding sequences:
- a CDS encoding fumarate reductase/succinate dehydrogenase flavoprotein subunit codes for the protein MSTEAPDITAERHVYDVVVVGAGGAGLRAAIAAHDAGARTAIVCKSLLGKAHTVMAEGGIAAALGNLYPEDNWKVHFRDTMRGGKMLNNWRMAQIHAQEAPARVLELEEWGALFDRTKDGLISQRDFGGHRYARLAHVGDRTGLEMIRTLQQRAVALGIDVFMECTITEILKDGDRVAGAFGYWRESGRFIVFEAPAVVLATGGIGKSFKVTSNSWEYTGDGHAMALRAGAKLINMEFVQFHPTGMVWPPSVRGILVTESVRGDGGVLRNSEGRRFMFDYIPEFFKAETADTEEEADRWYTDKKNNRRPPELLPRDEVARAINAEIKAGRGSPHGGVYLDIASRRDPEFIKRRLPSMYHQFKELADVDITKEPMEIGPTCHYVMGGVEVDADTGAAAVPGLFAAGEVAGGMHGSNRLGGNSLSDLLVFGRRAGLNAAYHAIRTKNNRPRVRDDQVRAAGETVLAPFTSKGGENPYDVQKDLQEVMHNLVGIIRKADELEQALEDIAKLRERAAKVSVHGGRQYNPGWHLAIDLRNMLTVSECIARAALTRTESRGGHTRDDYPMADPEWGTKNIVLSQVDGRIDLAIQPLPEMPDELKALFE
- the ychF gene encoding redox-regulated ATPase YchF, with the translated sequence MALSIGIVGLPNAGKSTLFNALTANDVLAANYPFATLEPNVGVVGVPDPRLEVLARLFNSAKIVPATVQFVDIAGLVRGASEGEGLGNQFLAHIRETAAICQVTRVFSDPNVAHVDGKVSPADDISTITTELILADLQTIEKALPRLEKEARVKKDLGEKVDLVRQVKSALEKGTTVFAAGLDRPELKELNLLTAKPFLYVFNCDEEALTDQRLRAELSELVAPAEAIFLDAKLEAELQELSPDEALELLKSIGQDESGLAMLARVGFETLGLQTFLTAGPKEARAWTIRRGATAPEAAGVIHSDFQRGFIKAEVVSFDDLVEAGSMAEARARGKVRLEGKDYVMADGDVVEFKFNV
- a CDS encoding DNA recombination protein RmuC, with translation MNATTFLTFLVGLVVGMVIGALLIRVRIGDALARATAERDAAESRLAELAADRRTLAEQVKAASADAMTQSSQQLLTLADARMRAAESVVAPVKESLDRFDARLRELEQSRVALEATLREQVDAVRLTGEALRRETGALATALRKPQVRGRWGELHLARAAELAGLVEHCDITFQHSTSTADGVHRPDAVVRLAGGKHIVIDAKVPLEAFLEAAEATDDEARERGLVAHARQVRAHVDALASKAYWRRLPATPEFVVLFMPGEAFLSHALEADPTLLEYAAERRVILATPSTLIALLRTVAYAWTEQSLTQNAREVFELGRELYERLGRLGRHLDRLGRSLAGAVGAYNEAIGSLETRVLVTARRLRDLKVTAEELENPTPVDQAVRPLAAAELVASAAEARAVRSLTDQRNER
- a CDS encoding succinate dehydrogenase/fumarate reductase iron-sulfur subunit, with protein sequence MGYDLSMRVWRGDVNGGSLVDYTVPVEEGEVVLDALHRLQATQANDLAIRWNCKAGKCGSCSAEINGRPRLMCMTRLSTFDRNETITVTPLRTFPVIKDLVTDVSYNYEKAKEVPAFAPAPPDPDGKRRMMQEDVERGQEFRKCIECFLCQNVCHVIRDHEENKRAFAGPRFFLRYAELDMHPLDTHDRRELAQSMAGIGMCNITKCCTEVCPENIKITDNAIIPMKERVVDRKYDPLVWLGSKIFRRDQREKLTPEQVRAPRKQTTAGAQSPEPAQ
- a CDS encoding 4a-hydroxytetrahydrobiopterin dehydratase; translated protein: MSELLTDDQITEALRTLPGWEARPGAIVRSVRAPDFRTAIRLVDEVAEVAEQLHHHPDIDIRWTTVSFSSTTHSQGGVTNNDLELARQINLVVAQVVG
- a CDS encoding M23 family metallopeptidase, which produces MKLDIFNADGESRGTDVVASAAGVVDRVKPSNGQVKIHHGGRWYTMYIHMGRIVVHDGQRVEAGQKIGEVGSVNTGVAHLHYEQIYDQNNDGYGSSPAEITYPVIQGVKYSLSPGDEPIVKSENGC
- a CDS encoding GxGYxYP domain-containing protein; translated protein: MEIVREERPIRDASNRQIYELDLSAFAGSGKLFLRMQDSQPSDGWGGAVHHVVLTVDGETVADFRAGEEAERKALFDHGGAGFKPQRPNEDSHRFADGSSYFIYEFDVPTSAREIVASIDMFNQFLVSASQTPPAVSSDDRVPASLPLRDYAVALKAMPFWMQSTESPEEADLMRQIFAAHERGTPYLGWFPDEFAGVRLASSEGVYVLAADFLENATVHGGLRARIEPQRPASPPPLANKIYLTFTFAEGDNVQYDQHRLRQIWDDPNRGVVPLNWSVSPLLVDLAPLIIGHYLRTATPNDLLVAGPSGAGYFYPSSWPQDHLPTFLAQNKPYLDKLGIRVVYALDDIPALEEASARAYVEQLKIDGIVYNMWAQRSQTTILAGTLPVSTQIAHTDRTEILARIRANAEESFDGTAPVFIAVGVPSWNLGPTDVVWIMEQLGEEFVAVRGDQYFAPVREAHGISA